The segment ATGGCTGCCGCGCGTTCAGTCTGCGCCGCGGCAGCTCTCACAATGCCCGAGCAGCTCGAGACGATACCCCTCGACGGCAAAGCCGGGAACCGGGCCGAGGCGGCCCAGGACGGCGGCGTCCAGCCGGCCGGGCACATCCAGTACTGCGCCGCACTGCAGGCAGCGCGCGTGCGGGTGAGGGTCGGTGCGCCCGTCGTAGCGGGCTGAGCCGTCGCCGTAGGTCAGCTTGATGGCCAGTCCGCAGCCAACCAACGTTTCCAGGGACTTGTAGACCGTGGCCAGCGAGATGTCGGGAATATCGCAGCGGACGGCGGTAAAGACGTCGTCCGCCGTGGGGTGGCAGGTCGTGCCCAGCAGGAAGCGGTAGACAGCCGCCCGCTGGTCGGTGAACCGCTGGCCGTTCGACTCCAGGGCTTCCCGCAGCATGAGGTCCGGACCACCCGCGATCTCGCGGGCGAGCGCCGCACGGGCCATTCCGGCCGCCATCCGCTCTCCTTCTCGAGTGGCCTCGTGGCGAGGCGAAAATCCCACTAAGATTACCGGGGCGCTGCGGAGTTGTCAACATAACATCGCGGCCCTTACCCGTTCATCCTTGCTGTCGCAGATTGACACGCGAAAAGCCGCCGACGGAGGAGAGCCTGTCCGCCCACGCCCCTGTCCTGGCACTGGTGGCCGACCTGATCTTCGCCTCTCGAATCCGTGGCGCCGCAGCGGCGGCCAGTACGGAAGCGTGTGTTTCCAGCCGCGCAGAAGAGGTGCTCGCATGGGCGCGCGCGGCTGCTCCCCGCCTGGTGCTGGTGGACCTGAATGCTGCAGCCGCCGACCCGCCCGCGCTGATCGCGCGACTGAAGGAGTCGGGCGCAGCGGAGCTGCGTGTCGTAGCCTTCGCCTCCCATACGGACAAGAGCGCCATCGAGGCCGCTCGCCGCGCCGGCGCGGACCGCGTGCTGGCCCGCTCCGCCTTCCTCCAGGCACTGCCCAAGCTGCTGGCCGAGGCCCGCGGCCATGGCGAAGCCCGGCCAGGCGAGGAATGAGACAGCGCCCCGGCGGGTGAGCCGCCGGGGCGCCGTCCCCGTCCCGTCTCTGTGCTGCAGCCACCTGTTCGGGGGTGTACTACGCCGCGTCCGCTTCTTCCTTCAGCTTGCAGTCGATGCAGTAGCGCGCATGGGGCAGCGCATCCAGCCGCTCGAAATCGATGGGCTTGCCGCAGCTATGGCACACGCCGAAGGTCGCCGGGTCGCGGTACATGCGCCGCAACGCTTCTTCCAGGCGGTAAAGATAGCGCCCCTCTTTACTGGCAAAGAGCAGCATCTTTTCCCGCTCCATGGCGTCGGTGCCCAGGTCGGCAATATGGTCCGAATAAGAATACAGGTCGGAGTCGGCCTGCTCCGCCGACATCTTGGCCAGACTGTCGAACTGCCCCAGCGAGCGGAGCGCTCGCTCCCGCTCGCGCAGCAAGCGCTGCTGGAGATGATCGATCTGTTTCTTGGTCAGCTTCCTGGCCATCCTCGGCTCCTTCGCTGCAACCCTGGCAATCCGCACCGGCAGGGCCGGGATGAGACCACCGGACGCGGATGGCAGCGCGTTCGGCGTTTCTGCGGAAAGCGGTAAGCTAGTGGAAGCAAGGAGTGAAAACAAGCGGCCAGGCTACCAACGGCGGGCCAGGCCGACACCGGCGAAGTAGTCGGGCCGGGCGCCGTTGAGCCCGATTCCAGCGCGGGCATCAAGCTGCAGATCGGGGGAAAGCAGCCAGGTGAATCCGCCGTTCAGGCAGGCCATCTCGGAGCCGTCGGGGCCGTCCGGTGCGAAGCCGAACACTTCCAGATAGGAGCCCAGGCGCGGCGCGACTGCGTAGCCCAGGGACAGGCTGCCCGATAGCTGGTGGAAGCGGCGGCCGGCGTCACTGGCGTAGGCGTAGTTCAGGTTGGAGGACA is part of the Gemmatimonadota bacterium genome and harbors:
- a CDS encoding response regulator transcription factor gives rise to the protein MTREKPPTEESLSAHAPVLALVADLIFASRIRGAAAAASTEACVSSRAEEVLAWARAAAPRLVLVDLNAAAADPPALIARLKESGAAELRVVAFASHTDKSAIEAARRAGADRVLARSAFLQALPKLLAEARGHGEARPGEE
- a CDS encoding transcriptional repressor; amino-acid sequence: MLREALESNGQRFTDQRAAVYRFLLGTTCHPTADDVFTAVRCDIPDISLATVYKSLETLVGCGLAIKLTYGDGSARYDGRTDPHPHARCLQCGAVLDVPGRLDAAVLGRLGPVPGFAVEGYRLELLGHCESCRGAD
- a CDS encoding TraR/DksA C4-type zinc finger protein, whose amino-acid sequence is MARKLTKKQIDHLQQRLLRERERALRSLGQFDSLAKMSAEQADSDLYSYSDHIADLGTDAMEREKMLLFASKEGRYLYRLEEALRRMYRDPATFGVCHSCGKPIDFERLDALPHARYCIDCKLKEEADAA